From the Deinococcus aerius genome, one window contains:
- the ruvX gene encoding Holliday junction resolvase RuvX: protein MPGPSPLPVVLALDVSKSRIGFAVNTGRLAFGRGSVDRKRLPLDLKAVRLKVEETGAELLLLGLPLRTDGAHSPSADRVRAFGKILQEKGYTVAYQDERFTTRRARELGAQDEDEAAAVQILELYLMGRGERTEGE from the coding sequence ATGCCTGGCCCCTCCCCCCTCCCCGTCGTCCTCGCACTCGACGTGAGCAAGTCGCGGATCGGCTTCGCGGTGAACACGGGGCGCCTGGCCTTCGGGCGGGGGAGCGTGGACCGCAAGCGGCTGCCCCTGGACCTTAAAGCCGTGCGCCTCAAGGTCGAGGAGACGGGCGCGGAACTCCTCCTCCTCGGCCTGCCCCTGCGGACGGACGGGGCGCACAGCCCCTCGGCCGACCGGGTGCGCGCCTTTGGCAAAATCCTCCAGGAGAAGGGCTACACCGTCGCCTACCAGGACGAACGGTTCACCACCCGCCGGGCCCGCGAGTTGGGCGCGCAGGACGAGGACGAGGCGGCGGCGGTGCAGATTCTGGAGCTGTACCTGATGGGGCGAGGGGAGCGGACGGAAGGGGAGTGA
- a CDS encoding enoyl-CoA hydratase-related protein produces the protein MTAEPVILVETRAGVRTLSLNRPDKLNAANDALLLTLTEELKAADADPAVRVVVITGSGRGFCAGQDLGDVSGRDMTFTEHLNHTYNPLIRTIRGLSKPVITAVNGVAAGAGASLALSGDIRLWARSASLIEVFSNIALVPDSGSTWFLPRLVGYHRAFELMALAERVGAEEGLRLGLCERVYPDESFRQDVQAYAERLAARPANALRLTKQALNAALTSTLDQALEKEAELQQLAGDHWEHAEGVAAFKARRAPEFVREG, from the coding sequence ATGACCGCCGAACCTGTGATCCTCGTGGAGACCCGCGCGGGCGTCCGCACCCTCAGCCTCAACCGCCCGGACAAGCTCAACGCCGCCAACGACGCCCTGCTCCTCACGCTGACGGAGGAATTGAAGGCTGCCGACGCCGACCCCGCCGTGCGGGTGGTCGTCATCACCGGATCGGGGCGGGGGTTCTGCGCCGGGCAGGACCTGGGCGACGTGTCGGGGCGGGACATGACCTTCACCGAGCACCTGAACCACACCTACAACCCGCTGATCCGCACGATTCGGGGGCTGAGTAAGCCGGTCATCACCGCCGTGAATGGGGTCGCGGCGGGGGCGGGGGCGAGTCTGGCGCTCTCGGGTGACATCCGGCTGTGGGCGCGGTCGGCCAGCCTGATCGAGGTCTTTTCCAATATCGCGCTCGTGCCGGACTCGGGCAGCACGTGGTTTCTGCCGCGACTGGTGGGCTATCACCGCGCCTTCGAGCTGATGGCCCTGGCCGAGCGGGTCGGGGCGGAGGAGGGGCTGCGGCTGGGGCTGTGCGAGCGCGTCTACCCGGACGAGTCCTTCCGGCAGGACGTGCAGGCCTATGCGGAGCGGCTGGCGGCTCGGCCCGCGAATGCGCTGAGGCTGACGAAGCAGGCGCTGAACGCCGCGCTGACGAGCACGCTGGATCAGGCGTTGGAGAAGGAGGCGGAGCTTCAGCAGCTCGCCGGGGATCACTGGGAGCATGCGGAGGGGGTGGCGGCGTTTAAGGCTCGGCGGGCGCCGGAGTTTGTGCGGGAGGGGTGA